One part of the Lotus japonicus ecotype B-129 chromosome 2, LjGifu_v1.2 genome encodes these proteins:
- the LOC130738279 gene encoding protein SHORTAGE IN CHIASMATA 1 isoform X2 encodes MRTRFLNNDYFTLPPPSHRHHETLPFLHLPVPRLSTPPPSSVHNHLRFHPPLRLSLLTDPLPIDAALSTFLSDVLPHRIHLESYNLSVPDLDTNREESATIARSDKSDTVREPIQFETPELDTLLENECFTENERMQMLSQTPDVENSLEMVKPEVLWQYPYEALESVSKVEDVVSEYLKGEKEYSLEDNISMQHLPHIEQNIFLVLEVDEESLGIPSCLSMVEIVDSYFENIRPQNFDERYQSVTEGKELLGSEEQNMMKFFSDDCVSKKSLVLSDLSPDNDFINMLETEHVDWNIALQGKGQVDSALLANLVTFQEYIFLDEDLIQTLDAFYDTKASVDQERSDQMFMKEFNFKSFDELVVSNEMALIDDRFKSLPVPVISDYEKLITPHDIIGELFSNMKTRPLSASDGIYLNWDLLDEDKCNYKMSNWYLNICAKIDLKNQDIAGNSFDNRNVVFDLVFCCDIGECDIVQSVELKKLLSDCIPLPDNLPEEFTSSNLLQHGSSKQGCREQLPCREQLPERDAERASLFFKSMSEISNLEYFLNPKYVTDKANCNFAVESTNANVNIPKDTSTEFKAGLQSHGWHTVLHRIKLSDNIVAITAYFEKCYLAILQSDTELTKMYNPDVDYFKLLSFPKRKLFEYHVNGNNMAFIALSAIKQAAWYLCFYGLNPACLYVDKLCQNLDYLKSRLGFLQSLIKYENRKVDGSYTIAHPSLTIVKEILQSSIKSNSLKALIVAEEVFWWSLKNLLLSLGLSCSKLNDSYRNQPYASNLPEDTNTKMKELLNSDCLLVSHKHVSLLFPFNKFGIILEYGGPYGSSRISELSPNSVGKPHLHFLTIDLDDHAASKALCEGVETPPNTGMLLESETPLIFYHKESMANQKLERLLNFCPVEQSYGIESSKVAPETDNFVPVITAAQSEHGNQSLEPFSGSVIIVNTQNIDKEMIVSRRSSYQVILAMEKGGVQVVERDLDLPVDIIISSGICLAWYDSRNLGKKGTPATEASSSLPLCIDNIATDVLTLLSFYFRGSFLVFEGEFDFLSIVMESSDGLYAAAASLGIDLQIFFSYSPELSNEVILSCIKNAAKLTRGLYPKMPDSVTLAESFLTQFPGINPLTAHSILSSGAMLNEFLECSHEQRMRVLENYDVPEESLSLFSVFCKYGEREDSKSIMTDCSSSVSSGPDSDRCHRYQVDNKRKRKNPISSHQKDEQYFDELLQFKTLNQEVEAIPDSSTLPKPFDLGMSKAAGRSSDLEKASLCMSDFFDQKQPITASTMKNPSRVYPSSRNSKAPRISEQVEQPCLSFKNNELVQNEILDIDLMGKSMNWNSLSSSEKLHEDIRGEVVDLTDSPLLDESFPMSDSMYFPNLVTDTEKDQLRKSKIARRLSFNNRSHPATNSWEIWKSLQDTAREVDDYPEPDFGKDVFPLDFKPPENVGLTQVAMTNLQGLHFQDRMSHLSETPLSRARRSASPLRHSPWTIDFLNKVKEKSKLRQKSLSYQKSRPCFGYQGNVSKVPKRRSPSIIEFFKYQPGRTPGNFPEQKRQKQSGQSSNSVKKGRYSTCVPSWTPDDKRSTKALTFGKKESGSQTKLVWSDKQRFQYQTQ; translated from the exons ATGCGAACTCGCTTTCTCAACAACGATTACTTCACCCTCCCTCCTCCGTCTCACCGCCACCACGAAACCCTCCCCTTCCTCCACCTCCCTGTCCCTCGCCTCTCCACGCCGCCTCCCTCCTCCGTCCACAACCACCTCCGCTTCCATCCCCCTCTCCGCCTCTCACTCCTCACCGACCCCTTGCCGATCGACGCCGCACTCTCCACCTTCCTCTCCGATGTCCTCCCTCACCGAATCCACCTCGAATCGTACAACCTCTCAGTTCCGGACCTAGACACGAATCGCGAG GAGAGTGCAACGATTGCTCGAAGTGATAAGAGCGATACTGTTCGGGAACCTATTCAATTCGAAACACCTGAGCTAGACACACTCTTG GAAAATGAATGCTTCACTGAGAACGAGAGGATGCAAATGCTGTCTCAAACTCCTGACGTTGAAAATAGCCTG GAAATGGTCAAGCCTGAGGTATTATGGCAGTACCCTTATGAGGCTCTGGAATCAGTATCTAAGGTTGAAGATGTTGTTTCGGAGTACCTGAAAGGGGAGAAAGAATATTCTTTAGAAGATAATATCTCTATGCAGCACCTTCCACACATTGAACAAAACATATTTCTTGTTCTGGAAGTGGATGAGGAAAGTTTGGGAATTCCCTCGTGCTTATCTATGGTAGAAATTGTTGattcatattttgaaaatatcaGACCTCAAAATTTTGATGAACGATATCAATCAGTTACAGAGGGCAAGGAGCTTTTGGGTTCTGAGGAGCAAAACATGATGAAGTTTTTCTCAGATGACTGTGTGTCAAAAAAGAGCTTGGTGTTATCCGATTTGTCCCCTGACAATGATTTTATAAACATGTTGGAAACTGAACATGTTGATTGGAATATTGCCCTGCAAGGAAAAGGGCAGGTCGATAGTGCTTTGTTAGCAAATCTCGTTACCTTCCAGGAATACATCTTCCTTGATGAGGACTTAATTCAAACCCTTGATGCTTTCTATGACACGAAAGCATCGGTTGATCAAGAAAGAAGTGACCAGATGTTCATGAAAGAATTTAACTTCAAGAGTTTTGATGAATTGGTTGTTAGTAATGAGATGGCTCTAATAGATGACAGGTTCAAATCACTGCCTGTACCTGTTATCTCTGATTATGAAAAGTTGATAACTCCACATGATATCATTGGAGAACTATTTTCCAACATGAAGACGCGGCCTCTATCTGCATCTGATGGCATTTACTTAAACTGGGATCTACTTGATGAAGATAAATGCAATTACAAAATGTCTAATTGGTATCTGAACATATGCGCCAAGATAGATCTGAAAAACCAAGACATTGCGGGAAATTCTTTTGACAACAGAAATGTGGTTTTTGATCTAGTTTTCTGTTGTGATATAGGTGAATGCGACATTGTACAAAGTGTAGAGTTGAAGAAGTTGCTTTCTGATTGCATTCCTCTGCCTGACAATCTGCCTGAAGAATTTACTTCAAGCAATCTATTACAACATGGATCTTCTAAACAAGGATGTCGAGAGCAATTACCGTGTCGAGAGCAATTACCAGAAAGGGATGCAGAGAGGGCTTCATTATTTTTTAAGTCTATGTCAGAAATCAGCAATCTTGAGTATTTCTTAAACCCTAAATATGTGACTGATAAGGCGAACTGTAATTTTGCAGTAGAGTCCACCAATGCTAATGTTAATATTCCAAAAGATACATCCACCGAATTTAAGGCTGGTCTACAGTCACACGGATGGCACACTGTTTTGCATAGAATTAAGTTGTCCGACAATATTGTGGCCATTACAGCATATTTTGAAAAATGCTATCTAGCCATTTTGCAGAGTGATACAGAGCTGACAAAGATGTATAACCCAGATGTAGATTATTTTAAATTACTGAGCTTTCCAAAGCGCAAGCTGTTTGAATACCATGTGAATGGAAACAATATGGCGTTTATTGCGCTAAGTGCAATTAAACAGGCTGCTTGGTACTTATGTTTTTATGGTCTCAATCCAGCATGCTTGTATGTAGACAAATTATGTCAAAACTTGGATTACTTGAAATCAAGGTTAGGCTTCCTCCAATCTTTGATCAAATATGAAAACAGAAAGGTGGACGGCAGTTATACCATAGCACATCCATCACTAACAATTGTCAAGGAAATTTTACAGTCAAGCATCAAAAGTAATAGTTTGAAAGCTCTAATTGTGGCTGAAGAAGTATTCTGGTGGTCATTGAAAAATCTCCTTCTTTCCTTGGGGTTATCGTGCAGTAAACTAAATGATTCTTACAGAAATCAGCCCTATGCGAGTAATCTGCCTGAGGACACAAATACTAAAATGAAGGAACTTCTGAATTCAGACTGCTTGCTGGTTTCACATAA GCATGTTTCTCTGTTGTTTCCATTCAACAAATTTGGCATTATCCTGGAATATGGTGGTCCATATGGCTCATCTAGAATATCTGAACTTTCTCCAAACTCGGTTGGAAAGCCTCATCTTCACTTTTTGACGATTGATTTGGATGACCATGCTGCTTCCAAAGCACTGTGTGAGGGCGTTGAAACCCCCCCAAACACTGGAATGTTACTG GAAAGTGAGACTCCCCTTATTTTCTATCACAAAGAAAGTATGGCAAATCAGAAGTTAGAGAGACTGCTGAACTTTTGTCCAGTGGAACAAAGCTATGGTATAGAATCTTCAAAGGTTGCACCTGAAACAGACAATTTTGTGCCAGTAATTACTGCAGCGCAATCTGAGCATGGAAATCAGAGTTTGGAGCCTTTTTCTGGATCAGTTATCATCGTGAATACTCAAAACATAGATAAGGAGATGATAGTGTCTAGAAGAAGCTCTTACCAAGTAATTCTTGCAATGGAGAAAGGAGGAGTTCAAGTTGTTGAACGTGATTTAGATTTGCCGGTGGATATTATAATAAGTTCTGGAATTTGCTTGGCATGGTATGATAGCAGAAACCTGGGGAAGAAAGGAACTCCAGCTACTGAAGCATCTTCAAGTTTGCCTCTATGTATTGACAATATTGCAACAGATGTTCTGACATTGCTTAGTTTTTACTTCCGTGGCTCCTTTCTG GTCTTTGAGGGAGAATTTGACTTTCTTTCAATTGTAATGGAGTCCTCAGATGGACTTTATGCTGCAGCAGCAAGCCTGGGAATTGATTTGCAGATCTTCTTCTCTTACTCTCCTGAGTTGTCAAATGAAGTTATCCTAAGCTGCATTAAGAATGCTGCCAAATTGACAAGGGGTCTGTATCCTAAAATGCCCGATTCTGTAACTCTAGCAGAGTCATTTCTTACGCAATTTCCTGGAATAAATCCTTTAACAGCACACTCTATACTATCTTCAGGGGCTATGCTTAATGAGTTTCTTGAGTGTTCACATGAACAAAGGATGCGTGTTTTAGAAAACTATGACGTTCCAGAAGAAAGTCTTTCTCTATTTAGTGTTTTCTGCAAATATGGGGAACGGGAGGATTCAAAATCCATAATGACAGACTGCTCGTCCTCAGTATCTTCTGGTCCAGACTCAGATAGGTGCCATCGATATCAAGTtgacaacaaaagaaaaagaaaaaaccctATAAGTAGTCATCAGAAAGATGAACAATACTTTGATGAGTTGTTGCAATTCAAGACATTAAACCAAGAAGTTGAGGCTATCCCAGATTCCTCTACTTTGCCAAAACCTTTTGATCTTGGAATGTCAAAAGCTGCTGGGAGATCCAGTGACTTGGAAAAGGCTAGTTTGTGCATGAGTGATTTTTTCGATCAGAAGCAACCAATCACTGCGAGTACAATGAAAAACCCTTCCAGAGTCTACCCATCTTCACGGAACAGCAAAGCTCCCCGAATATCAGAGCAGGTGGAACAGCCATGtttatctttcaaaaataaTGAGTTGGTTCAAAATGAAATACTGGATATTGACTTGATGGGGAAAAGCATGAATTGGAATAGCCTTAGTAGTTCTGAGAAGCTGCATGAGGACATTAGAGGTGAGGTGGTTGACTTGACTGATAGTCCCCTATTAGATGAAAGCTTCCCCATGTCTGACTCCATGTACTTCCCAAATTTGGTGACTGATACAGAGAAGGATCAGCTAAGAAAGAGCAAAATTGCAAGAAGATTGTCATTTAATAATAGAAGTCACCCTGCAACCAACTCATGGGAAATATGGAAATCTTTACAAGATACAGCTAGAGAAGTTGACGACTATCCCGAACCAGATTTTGGAAAAGATGTATTTCCTCTTGATTTCAAGCCTCCTGAAAACGTTGGCTTAACTCAGGTAGCTATGACAAACTTACAAGGATTACACTTCCAGGACAGAATGTCACATTTGAGCGAGACTCCACTCTCCCGTGCCCGCCGGTCAGCTAGTCCATTGAGGCATTCACCTTGGACTATTGACTTTCTCAATAAAGTAAAAGAAAAGAGCAAACTGCGTCAAAAATCGTTATCATATCAGAAGTCTCGCCCTTGCTTTGGGTACCAGGGGAATGTGTCGAAAGTTCCTAAGAGAAGAAGTCCTTCTATAATTGAGTTCTTTAAGTATCAACCTGGAAGAACACCTGGAAATTTTCCGGAACAGAAAAGACAGAAGCAATCTGGACAATCTTCAAACTCTGTCAAGAAAGGAAGATATTCCACTTGCGTACCTTCATGGACTCCTGATGACAAGAGATCAACCAAG GCACTGACTTTTGGGAAGAAAGAAAGTGGAAGCCAAACTAAGCTGGTCTGGAGTGACAAACAGAGGTTCCAGTATCAGACGCAATAA